One Brevibacterium spongiae DNA segment encodes these proteins:
- a CDS encoding IS3 family transposase, which produces MGPFQTVTLKRYGHRKIWAVLVKQGITIAKKTVLRLMRDMGLQTEVRKKKFDSHRGTVGAVADNVLNREFTADEPNEKWVSDVTEFAVEDKKLYLSPVIDLFDAGVVSYSMSTSPNTALTNESLMRACQGLRPGQTPLVHTDQGFQYQHVSWASILAKHGATPSMSRKGNCWDNAMAENFFGQLKSEMFYLQKFDTVEDLKAAINEYIHWYNYERISTRLGDLAPMEYRNKTAKDGEPIYELC; this is translated from the coding sequence GTGGGGCCATTTCAGACTGTCACACTCAAACGCTACGGGCACCGCAAGATCTGGGCTGTCTTGGTCAAACAGGGCATCACGATCGCGAAGAAGACCGTACTGCGATTAATGCGTGACATGGGTCTGCAGACCGAGGTGCGGAAGAAGAAATTCGACTCCCATCGCGGCACGGTCGGAGCCGTTGCTGACAACGTACTCAATCGGGAGTTCACCGCTGATGAACCGAACGAGAAATGGGTTTCCGACGTCACGGAATTCGCTGTTGAAGACAAGAAACTGTATCTGTCACCAGTGATCGATCTGTTCGATGCCGGTGTGGTGTCGTACTCGATGTCGACGTCACCGAACACGGCATTGACGAACGAGTCGCTGATGCGAGCCTGTCAGGGACTGCGTCCCGGGCAGACACCGCTGGTGCACACGGACCAGGGGTTTCAGTACCAGCACGTGTCCTGGGCGTCGATTCTAGCTAAGCATGGTGCTACACCGTCGATGTCGCGGAAGGGAAACTGCTGGGATAACGCGATGGCGGAGAACTTCTTCGGGCAGTTGAAGTCCGAGATGTTCTATCTGCAGAAGTTCGACACGGTCGAGGACCTCAAAGCCGCGATCAATGAGTACATTCATTGGTATAACTACGAAAGGATCTCGACACGACTTGGCGATCTTGCCCCGATGGAATATCGGAACAAGACCGCCAAGGATGGTGAGCCTATTTACGAACTATGCTGA